One Ranitomeya imitator isolate aRanImi1 chromosome 4, aRanImi1.pri, whole genome shotgun sequence genomic window, ATCAgtttaaggctgcagtcacactagcagtatttggtcagtattttacatcagtatttgtaagccaaaaccaggagtggaacaaatagaggagaagtataatagaaacatatgcaccacttctgaatttatcacccactcctggttttggcttacaaatactgatgtaaaatactcaccaaatactgctcatgttctcatacactttatgcagtattagccctctgtgtctgtactgctacatacttaggcaggtaactggttcatgcagctttacatgaacacctgagccttacactatagctggtccgaataactaaagcaattgttaccatccacctctcgtgtctccccttttccccatagtttgtaagcttgcgagcagggccctcactcctcctggtatctgttttgaactgtatttctgttatgctgtaatgtttattgtctgtacaagtcccctctataatttgtaaagcgctgcggaatatgttggcgctatataaataaaattattattattattattattattagtgtgatggcagcctaaggaaacaaaattaaataaggtTCTACAGGTAAACACAGGAAGGTGTAAAGaaaaaacaatatttattaaaagtAAAATGATAGTACAATTAGTTAAAATGAAGAATAAAAGGCAAATAGGAGCGCTAAAGAAAATATATTCTGCAAGTGTAAATTAGAaagcagtgattttataaaaatcaAAGTTATTTCACTAATGAGATGGTAGATGTGTTAGATAGCGTTTTTAGTAGGCATCTTACAGTGAAATCTACTGGTCTTTCTAAACTTGGCAGATTGTTCTCCATTTTCGGTGTTAAATTTTGCCTATATGTTCTGGATCTTGCCCTCACCAAACCATGAACTTCCACAGGAAAATATGCATTTCATGCAGATATGTTTGAGGCAGGTATTGAAGAATAACTGACCTATTCTGCAACGGTTGATCAGTTTAATAGAATCTCAGCAAAATACTAAGACAAGGCTTGCTCATCAAGTCTTTTCGCATGATTCCTAGTGAAATTATGGTATACACTCTCCTGAAAACTATATAAACCCACACAACTGTATGTAGGAGTCAGCTTCAGAACATCACAAAAGGCGGTATGGTTTATCTGGGATTGTCTTAAGTCATCTCCTGCACACAAGGGTCTCTCAAAGCCATTGCACAACTCAAGGATGTGAAGATTTATGTGCTTGGCATTCATTCTTTGGAACAAGTTCTTCTatcttgcttttttttcctttttgtcgcAGTCTGATGTTATGTTCTGTCACTTCTCCATCAGAATCGGAGGCTGAGCTTTCTTCCGAACTATCAGACTTCCCTTCGCTCGAATCAGAGCTGTTGAGTTCAACTAACGCTACATTCTACAAGAAAAGCAAATTATTAGATTTATATGCAGCACTCTAAAGAGAGCGTTCAAGTCAGATTGTAGCAGTTTTACCAAAACCTCAAACACAGTGAATGAGCCTTTATGGGCAACTccgtattttggtttacaaatagatGAACTATTAGAAAATACTAACAAATGAAGAATTGTCTGTCAGTGAACGTATATCACTACTTACCATTTCTATTATGTTTTCCTCCTGCTCAATGTTTTCTATGTCAAATTTGCCATCTGAACAGGTCTGAAGTTCCTTGTTGAGGTCCTCATTGGCTTGTGCCATCTGTGGCAAGAAGTTCTGTACTCTATCCAGTACTGGAATGACAAAAAGTA contains:
- the NOPCHAP1 gene encoding NOP protein chaperone 1 isoform X2, with amino-acid sequence MAAESSGPVTSSVCCLLPGLALLHMLLTQQAAGGMDLEADEGHSVEPVRSGELLAVGCSGGGLYNKLLINSKQNQKTGSCPPTVRMPRSSILDRVQNFLPQMAQANEDLNKELQTCSDGKFDIENIEQEENIIEMNVALVELNSSDSSEGKSDSSEESSASDSDGEVTEHNIRLRQKGKKSKIEELVPKNECQAHKSSHP